One segment of Mycolicibacterium sp. YH-1 DNA contains the following:
- a CDS encoding aldehyde dehydrogenase family protein, whose amino-acid sequence MTVVDSDTGVLAGEPRMLIDGDLVTTAGGATFDVIHPATEQIAGQATDGTVADMERAVGAARRAFDTTDWARDVEFRHHCLTQLHDALDRNKERLRRVLVTEVGCPLTVSGSQIESPIEEVTHWAEHGRKFDYVVDTGVHPTQMGPARRRLHYEPVGVVGAITPWNVPFYLNIAETIPALMAGNTVVLKPAQLTPWSGSEYGRIVAEETDIPAGVFNVVVSNANEVGAALSADPRVDMITFTGSTATGRAILAAGAPTVKKTLLELGGKSAHIVLDDADFNSALPLAAMMACVMSGQSCILPSRILLPRSRYAEGLAILKASMENFPVGDPWTPGIMQGPQISDAQRQKVLGLIKSGIDSGARLITGGGIPENLPVGYYTQPTLLADVDPDSQVAQEEIFGPVLTVTPYDTDDEAIAIANNTIYGLSGEVSSTDVDRALAVASRMRTGNVTINGKSHFGIGSPFGGTKQSGLGYRNGDLGYTEYLAIKTIGLPE is encoded by the coding sequence ATGACTGTTGTAGACAGTGACACCGGCGTATTGGCCGGCGAGCCGCGCATGCTCATCGACGGTGACCTGGTCACCACCGCCGGCGGCGCGACGTTCGACGTCATCCACCCCGCCACCGAGCAGATCGCCGGTCAGGCGACCGACGGCACCGTCGCCGACATGGAACGCGCGGTCGGCGCAGCGCGGCGAGCATTCGACACCACCGACTGGGCCCGCGACGTCGAGTTCCGCCATCACTGCCTGACGCAGTTGCACGACGCCCTGGACCGTAACAAGGAGCGGCTGCGCCGCGTCCTGGTCACCGAGGTCGGCTGTCCGCTCACGGTGTCGGGTTCCCAGATCGAGAGCCCCATCGAGGAGGTCACGCACTGGGCCGAGCACGGCAGGAAGTTCGACTATGTGGTCGACACCGGAGTTCACCCCACTCAGATGGGCCCGGCCCGTCGCAGGCTGCACTACGAACCGGTCGGCGTCGTCGGCGCCATCACCCCGTGGAACGTGCCGTTCTACCTGAACATCGCCGAGACCATCCCCGCCCTGATGGCCGGAAACACCGTGGTACTCAAGCCCGCCCAGCTCACCCCGTGGTCCGGAAGCGAGTACGGCCGAATCGTGGCCGAGGAGACCGACATCCCGGCCGGCGTGTTCAACGTCGTGGTGTCCAACGCCAACGAGGTCGGCGCCGCCCTCTCGGCGGACCCGCGGGTGGACATGATCACCTTCACCGGCTCCACCGCGACCGGGCGCGCCATCCTGGCCGCCGGCGCCCCGACCGTGAAGAAGACGCTGCTGGAACTCGGCGGGAAGTCCGCACACATCGTGCTCGACGACGCCGACTTCAACTCCGCGCTGCCGCTCGCCGCGATGATGGCGTGCGTCATGTCCGGCCAGAGCTGCATCCTGCCCAGCCGTATTCTGCTGCCGCGCAGCCGCTATGCCGAGGGTCTGGCGATCCTGAAGGCGTCGATGGAGAACTTCCCCGTCGGCGATCCGTGGACGCCCGGCATCATGCAGGGGCCACAGATCAGCGACGCCCAACGCCAGAAGGTGCTCGGCCTGATCAAGAGTGGCATCGACTCTGGCGCGCGCCTCATCACCGGTGGCGGCATTCCGGAGAACCTTCCCGTCGGCTACTACACCCAGCCCACGCTGCTCGCCGACGTCGACCCCGACAGCCAGGTCGCCCAGGAGGAGATCTTCGGGCCGGTGCTGACCGTCACGCCGTATGACACCGACGACGAGGCGATCGCGATCGCCAACAACACCATCTACGGTCTGTCCGGTGAGGTCTCCAGCACCGACGTGGATCGGGCGCTGGCGGTCGCGTCGCGGATGCGCACCGGCAACGTCACCATCAACGGAAAGTCCCACTTCGGCATCGGCAGCCCGTTCGGCGGCACCAAGCAGAGTGGTCTCGGCTATCGCAACGGCGACCTCGGCTACACGGAGTACCTCGCCATCAAGACCATCGGACTGCCCGAATGA
- a CDS encoding helix-turn-helix transcriptional regulator: MQTLQHTDALARFGHALSDSTRTQILLNLRKGGRYPSELADDIGVSRQILSNHLACLRGCGLVVAVPEGRRARYELADPRIGHALDDLLGLVLAVDPSCCAESGCTC; this comes from the coding sequence ATGCAGACCCTGCAGCACACTGATGCCCTGGCGAGGTTCGGTCACGCGCTGTCCGATTCGACGCGCACGCAGATCTTGTTGAACCTGCGAAAGGGCGGGCGGTACCCCTCGGAACTGGCCGACGACATCGGCGTCTCGCGCCAGATCCTGTCCAACCACCTCGCCTGCCTGCGGGGGTGCGGTCTCGTCGTCGCGGTGCCCGAGGGTCGTCGCGCGCGGTATGAGCTCGCCGATCCGCGCATCGGGCACGCACTCGATGACCTGCTCGGCCTGGTGCTCGCCGTCGATCCGAGCTGCTGCGCCGAGAGCGGCTGCACCTGCTGA
- a CDS encoding TIGR03619 family F420-dependent LLM class oxidoreductase translates to MQLTFNLPHMLELKAMMQPWELAVTGADQTRMIKCADEWGYDMIAVPEHFLIPNSHVELSGAHYMHSTAAQAYIAGATSRIRVNSCVTVLPLHNPIMLAKALATADWMSSGRMIVTVGVGWLEREFELLGVPFRERGKMADEYLAAMIELWVSDSPSFQGKYVSFDDVAFAPKPAQKPHVPIWVGGDADVVLKRAARFASGWWAFLTPPEKIADRIDFIKSQPTYDGRPFDVMHGISTPMVGEGHEVVDHPDVRPGMSEQEIVHRLGWLAEQGVTVSAVPLPPVRTVDEYLDYAQWIIEEIKPQVP, encoded by the coding sequence GTGCAACTGACGTTCAACCTCCCCCACATGCTGGAACTCAAGGCGATGATGCAGCCGTGGGAACTGGCCGTCACAGGCGCCGATCAGACGCGGATGATCAAGTGCGCCGACGAGTGGGGCTACGACATGATCGCGGTCCCCGAGCACTTCCTGATACCGAACTCGCATGTCGAGCTGTCCGGTGCGCACTACATGCACTCCACAGCCGCCCAGGCCTACATCGCGGGCGCGACGTCACGGATCCGCGTCAACTCCTGCGTCACCGTTCTGCCCCTGCATAATCCGATCATGCTCGCCAAGGCACTGGCCACCGCGGACTGGATGAGCAGCGGACGGATGATAGTGACCGTCGGCGTCGGCTGGCTCGAGCGCGAGTTCGAACTGCTCGGCGTGCCGTTCCGGGAGCGGGGCAAGATGGCCGACGAGTACCTGGCCGCGATGATCGAACTGTGGGTCAGCGACTCACCGTCGTTCCAAGGCAAGTACGTGTCGTTCGACGACGTCGCCTTCGCCCCCAAACCCGCTCAGAAACCGCACGTCCCGATCTGGGTCGGTGGCGACGCCGACGTCGTGCTCAAACGCGCTGCGCGATTCGCCTCCGGCTGGTGGGCATTCCTGACTCCGCCGGAGAAGATCGCCGACCGCATCGATTTCATCAAGTCCCAGCCCACCTACGACGGCCGACCGTTCGACGTGATGCACGGTATCTCGACACCCATGGTCGGCGAGGGGCATGAGGTCGTCGACCATCCTGACGTTCGCCCGGGGATGTCGGAACAGGAGATCGTGCACCGCCTCGGCTGGCTGGCCGAGCAGGGAGTCACCGTGAGCGCTGTCCCCCTGCCGCCAGTCCGGACCGTCGACGAATACCTGGACTACGCGCAGTGGATCATCGAGGAGATCAAACCCCAGGTGCCGTAG
- a CDS encoding TetR/AcrR family transcriptional regulator, whose protein sequence is MRRKPDPDARRRELCDAAIDLLAEDGSKGLSHLKLDRKLGVPDGTASFYFRTRTALVHAVAERVTELDLADLSAATSDPGRTRTTAGAVNAQPSGLAKLVMRSRTGASLHRTKVRFELVLQANRDPALATILSRYSDRYLDLIRDAVRLHRPAGSDPDATVTDEQAYVLMTFISGVMLSFTTGSRTITSAEHLDDIMSGVVSGIVASEYHPAPR, encoded by the coding sequence ATGCGTAGAAAACCCGACCCCGACGCACGCCGCCGCGAACTCTGCGACGCGGCCATCGACCTGTTGGCCGAGGACGGGTCCAAGGGCTTGAGCCACCTGAAGCTTGACCGCAAACTCGGCGTTCCCGACGGCACGGCATCCTTCTACTTTCGGACGCGAACGGCACTGGTCCACGCGGTCGCCGAGCGGGTCACCGAACTCGATCTCGCCGATCTGAGCGCCGCCACATCCGATCCGGGCCGCACCCGAACGACAGCGGGTGCCGTCAACGCGCAGCCCTCCGGCTTGGCGAAGTTGGTGATGCGCTCACGAACCGGCGCATCCCTACACAGGACCAAGGTGCGGTTCGAGTTGGTCCTGCAGGCCAACCGCGACCCGGCACTCGCCACGATCCTTTCGCGCTACAGCGACCGCTACCTCGACCTGATTCGCGACGCGGTACGCCTGCACCGCCCGGCGGGTTCCGACCCGGACGCCACCGTCACCGACGAACAGGCCTACGTCCTCATGACGTTCATCAGCGGCGTCATGCTCTCGTTCACCACCGGCAGCCGCACGATCACATCCGCAGAGCACCTCGACGACATCATGTCCGGCGTCGTCTCGGGCATCGTCGCCTCCGAGTACCACCCGGCGCCTCGCTAG
- a CDS encoding cation transporter gives MAAELGMPGLSSGPTAERRRLLSRRIRLFVAATITYNVIEAVIALTEGARVSSTALIGFGLDSVIEVSSAAAVAWQFAGKDPESRERVALRIIAFSFFGLAAYVTVDAIRSLLGVGEARHSAVGIALAAVSLAIMPVLSWAQRRAGRELGSLSAVADSKQTLLCTYLSAVLLAGLLLNSLFGWSWADPIAALVIAVIAVKEGINAWRGETCCATTCE, from the coding sequence ATGGCCGCGGAACTCGGAATGCCCGGCCTGAGTTCGGGGCCGACCGCGGAACGTCGGCGGCTGCTGTCCCGCCGGATTCGGCTCTTCGTGGCGGCGACCATCACGTACAACGTCATTGAGGCCGTCATCGCACTGACCGAGGGTGCGCGGGTGTCCTCGACCGCGCTGATCGGTTTCGGTCTGGACTCCGTCATCGAGGTGTCGTCCGCGGCCGCGGTGGCGTGGCAGTTCGCCGGCAAGGACCCCGAGTCTCGCGAGAGGGTCGCGCTGCGAATCATTGCGTTCTCGTTCTTCGGGCTCGCCGCCTATGTCACCGTCGACGCCATCAGATCCCTGCTGGGCGTGGGCGAAGCTCGGCACTCGGCGGTCGGGATCGCCTTGGCCGCAGTGAGTTTGGCGATCATGCCCGTTCTGTCGTGGGCGCAGCGACGCGCCGGGCGCGAACTCGGGTCGCTGTCCGCCGTCGCCGACTCCAAGCAGACCCTGCTGTGCACCTATCTGTCGGCGGTCCTGCTGGCCGGGCTGCTGCTCAACAGTCTGTTCGGCTGGTCCTGGGCCGATCCGATCGCCGCGCTGGTCATCGCCGTCATCGCGGTGAAGGAGGGCATCAACGCCTGGCGGGGCGAGACCTGCTGTGCGACAACCTGTGAGTGA